The proteins below are encoded in one region of Pseudomonas putida NBRC 14164:
- a CDS encoding paraquat-inducible protein A has protein sequence MPNPVEPDALAQLPLDELVACHECDLLLRKPVLQRDEKAECPRCGYELYAHRHNVVNRSLALVLTALLLFVPANFLPIMQLHLLGQTSDDTVWSGVLGLYNSQMRGVAVVVFLCSMAIPLAKLLCQLAVLLSIRLNVGRNFGLLFYRIYHHLRDWGMLEVYFMGVLVAIVKLVDLAELTVGLGLFCFISLLLVQVWLEVVMSPHQIWSALSGEDLHAGD, from the coding sequence ATGCCCAATCCTGTCGAACCCGATGCCCTGGCCCAATTGCCGTTGGACGAGCTTGTCGCCTGCCACGAATGCGACCTGTTGCTGCGCAAGCCTGTGCTGCAGCGCGATGAAAAAGCCGAATGCCCCCGCTGCGGCTACGAGCTCTATGCCCACCGGCACAATGTAGTCAACCGCAGCCTGGCCCTGGTACTGACCGCGCTGTTGCTGTTCGTACCTGCCAATTTTCTACCGATCATGCAACTGCACCTGCTTGGCCAGACCTCGGACGATACTGTCTGGAGCGGCGTACTGGGCCTGTACAATTCGCAGATGCGCGGTGTGGCGGTGGTCGTGTTCCTGTGCAGCATGGCCATCCCTCTGGCAAAACTGCTTTGCCAACTGGCGGTATTGCTGAGTATCCGCTTGAACGTGGGGCGCAACTTCGGCCTGCTGTTCTACCGCATCTATCACCACTTGCGTGACTGGGGCATGCTCGAGGTCTATTTCATGGGTGTGCTGGTGGCTATCGTCAAGCTGGTAGACCTGGCAGAACTGACCGTGGGCCTGGGGCTGTTCTGCTTCATCAGCCTGTTATTGGTCCAGGTATGGCTGGAGGTGGTCATGTCGCCGCACCAGATCTGGAGTGCACTATCCGGGGAGGACCTGCATGCGGGCGATTGA